The nucleotide sequence GTAGCTGCCGGGGCCGAGCGGCGTCGTGCTGTCGGGATCGAACTTCGGCCCTTTGCCGGCCCACCACGTGCCCGAGATCACCGTGACGTGGCGATCCGTCGGGTGATAGTGCGGCCGCGACATCACGCCCGGCGCGAACCGCGCGCGGACGATATAGAAACCTTCCTTCGTAGGATCGCCGACGATGAACGCGAAGTCGGGGCCTTCCGCGTTGTCCTGCCAGACGATCTCGCTCGGTTTCAGCCAGATGAAACCTCTCTCGTCCTCGGCGGCGAACGCGATGCTGCAAACGGCGAGCGCGCCGAGCAGCGACGTCCAACGATACTGGTGCATTTGCTTCCCCCGTCGTCGCGCACGACGCATCGCGCGCGTTGTTTCAGGCAACGCTACTACGAGAAAGACCGGAACGGCTAGCGCTT is from Gemmatimonadaceae bacterium and encodes:
- a CDS encoding cupin domain-containing protein yields the protein MHQYRWTSLLGALAVCSIAFAAEDERGFIWLKPSEIVWQDNAEGPDFAFIVGDPTKEGFYIVRARFAPGVMSRPHYHPTDRHVTVISGTWWAGKGPKFDPDSTTPLGPGSYMLHPAGEIHYDGAKDVEAIVEIKGIGPAPTIPAGQ